A region of uncultured Carboxylicivirga sp. DNA encodes the following proteins:
- a CDS encoding efflux RND transporter periplasmic adaptor subunit — MKRKIIIISALVLAASITTFFILKPSSISPDQIDIETGVVKLGSISSTVTATGTLEAITTVEVGTQVSGIIENIYVDFNSYVKKNQLLARIDTTNLAAAVEQTQAAVDNAKAELDYKQANYNRLKPLYEKELIAQSEYDETVYSLNVAKANYKSAIAQHRKNLINLDFALIYSPIDGIVLNRAVEEGQTVAASFETPTLFTIANDLTQMQVEANVDEADIGQVKKGQRVEFTVDAYPNEIFQGEVTEVRLEPTVTNNVVTYTIIIMAPNPDYKLMPGMTAETNIFVIEKKDILTVPSKAARFEADEQLMMSYMQNAPKPPMPQGEPSEGFPPMDDNGPSKDKKVIWVKRDSMLQPVPVKLGMDDDINVEVLDGLKEGDVVVLKMEQKNAEATVQAAGGNPFMPKPPQRNNK; from the coding sequence ATGAAACGTAAAATTATTATTATATCAGCGTTGGTTCTGGCAGCCAGTATCACTACCTTCTTCATTCTTAAACCAAGTTCAATCAGTCCGGATCAGATTGATATTGAAACCGGTGTTGTAAAACTGGGATCTATCAGCAGTACAGTAACGGCAACAGGTACACTGGAAGCTATTACCACTGTAGAAGTGGGTACTCAGGTATCAGGTATTATCGAAAATATTTATGTTGATTTCAACTCATATGTAAAAAAGAACCAGCTGCTGGCCAGAATTGATACAACTAACCTGGCTGCTGCTGTAGAACAGACACAGGCAGCTGTAGACAATGCCAAAGCTGAACTGGATTACAAACAGGCCAATTACAACCGTTTGAAACCGCTTTACGAAAAAGAGTTGATTGCACAATCGGAATACGACGAAACAGTTTATAGTCTGAATGTTGCAAAGGCCAATTATAAAAGTGCCATTGCTCAGCACCGTAAAAACCTTATCAATCTTGATTTTGCCTTGATTTATTCTCCCATCGATGGTATTGTTTTGAACAGGGCAGTTGAGGAAGGACAAACTGTTGCAGCAAGCTTTGAAACCCCCACTTTATTTACCATTGCCAACGATTTAACACAAATGCAGGTCGAAGCCAATGTTGATGAAGCAGACATAGGTCAGGTTAAAAAAGGACAAAGAGTTGAATTTACTGTTGACGCTTACCCTAATGAAATTTTTCAGGGAGAAGTTACTGAAGTACGTCTGGAACCAACTGTTACGAATAATGTAGTTACCTATACCATAATTATTATGGCTCCGAACCCTGATTATAAGCTGATGCCGGGCATGACAGCAGAAACAAACATTTTTGTGATTGAGAAAAAAGATATACTGACTGTACCTAGCAAAGCTGCGCGTTTTGAAGCCGATGAACAATTGATGATGAGTTATATGCAAAACGCTCCAAAACCTCCAATGCCACAAGGTGAACCATCAGAAGGATTTCCTCCAATGGACGACAATGGTCCATCAAAAGACAAAAAAGTGATATGGGTAAAAAGAGACTCAATGCTACAACCAGTGCCGGTGAAACTTGGTATGGATGACGATATCAATGTTGAAGTTCTGGATGGATTAAAAGAAGGTGATGTTGTGGTTTTAAAAATGGAACAAAAGAATGCAGAAGCTACTGTTCAGGCAGCCGGAGGCAATCCATTTATGCCTAAACCACCACAACGTAACAACAAGTAA
- a CDS encoding ABC transporter ATP-binding protein, producing the protein MQKTIIEVKDLRKDYHVGEVTVHALRKINMQIQEGDFAAIMGTSGSGKSTMLNILGCLDKPTDGTYLLDGVNMADMNKNQLAQLRNSKLGFIFQSYNLLPRTTALENVELPLYYNSKVKSKERKEKAMYALEQVGLADRFHHMPNQLSGGQQQRVAIARSLVNDPVVILADEATGNLDTRTSYEIMELFQKLNDEGKTIAFVTHEEDIARFMKRNIVFRDGLIKTEMTVDKRHNATQLIAELPHESDIDF; encoded by the coding sequence ATGCAAAAAACTATAATAGAAGTCAAAGACTTAAGAAAAGATTATCATGTTGGTGAGGTCACTGTTCATGCCCTTCGAAAAATCAACATGCAAATACAGGAAGGAGACTTTGCGGCAATTATGGGCACCAGTGGTTCCGGTAAGTCTACCATGTTGAATATTCTGGGCTGTTTGGATAAACCAACTGATGGAACCTATCTTCTTGATGGAGTAAACATGGCTGACATGAACAAAAACCAACTGGCTCAGCTACGTAACTCTAAACTGGGTTTTATCTTTCAATCATATAACTTGTTGCCTCGTACAACAGCACTTGAAAACGTTGAATTACCCTTGTATTATAATTCAAAGGTAAAGTCGAAAGAAAGAAAAGAAAAAGCGATGTATGCGCTGGAACAGGTTGGCTTGGCTGACCGTTTCCATCACATGCCAAATCAGCTCTCCGGAGGTCAGCAGCAACGTGTGGCTATTGCCCGTTCACTGGTAAACGATCCGGTTGTTATTCTGGCTGATGAAGCAACCGGCAACCTCGACACCCGCACCTCCTACGAAATAATGGAGCTGTTTCAGAAACTCAACGACGAAGGCAAAACCATTGCTTTTGTAACCCACGAAGAAGACATTGCGCGTTTTATGAAACGCAATATTGTTTTCCGCGATGGTTTAATTAAAACAGAGATGACTGTGGACAAACGTCACAATGCAACTCAGCTGATTGCTGAACTTCCACACGAATCAGATATTGACTTTTAA
- a CDS encoding ABC transporter permease: MNYINLTKIAINALKRNKFRAILTMLGIIIGVGSVIGMLSIGEGSKKNIQDEISSMGSNMIFVMPGSQRRGGVMMGNSDSKSLTMKDIEQLEKSSQYLSRISPQVSSSGQAIKGNKNWPTSIYGVNTEYLEIRKYELEDGRIFTDKEITSLGKVCLVGKTVVENIFGDSVDPVGQTIRFAGIPLKIIGVLKEKGQNGMGMDQDDLIIAPYTTVQRRILAITHIQAIYASSIDEESTDQAIEEIETVLRSQHKLKEGTSDDFEVRSQAEMVQAFSSVSDMLTMLLGAIAGISLLVGGIGIMNIMFVSVTERTKEIGLRMSVGGSGTDILMQFLIEAVILSIFGGIIGIVFGLLISAVATNALNLPFIVMQNAIILSFLVCTAIGVFFGWYPARKAANLNPIDAIRHE; the protein is encoded by the coding sequence ATGAACTATATAAATCTCACTAAAATAGCCATCAACGCACTGAAGCGAAATAAATTCAGAGCTATTTTAACAATGCTGGGGATCATCATTGGTGTAGGTTCGGTTATTGGAATGCTTTCGATTGGTGAAGGATCTAAAAAGAACATACAGGATGAAATTTCAAGCATGGGATCGAACATGATATTTGTTATGCCCGGATCTCAGCGACGAGGTGGTGTTATGATGGGTAACTCCGACTCAAAATCGCTAACAATGAAAGATATTGAACAACTGGAGAAAAGCTCTCAATACCTGAGTCGCATTTCACCACAGGTTTCGAGCAGTGGACAAGCCATTAAAGGAAATAAAAACTGGCCGACAAGCATCTATGGTGTCAATACCGAATATCTTGAAATCAGAAAATATGAATTGGAAGATGGAAGGATATTTACCGACAAAGAAATCACCAGTTTAGGCAAAGTCTGTTTGGTTGGTAAAACAGTTGTTGAAAATATTTTTGGCGACAGTGTTGACCCGGTTGGTCAAACCATTCGCTTTGCCGGAATACCACTTAAAATAATTGGTGTGCTGAAAGAAAAAGGTCAGAATGGGATGGGTATGGACCAGGACGATTTAATAATTGCACCCTACACCACTGTTCAGCGCAGAATATTAGCTATCACACATATTCAGGCTATCTATGCTTCTTCCATCGATGAGGAAAGTACAGATCAGGCAATTGAAGAAATAGAAACAGTTTTACGCAGTCAGCATAAACTGAAAGAAGGTACGAGTGATGATTTTGAAGTACGTTCTCAGGCCGAAATGGTACAAGCCTTTTCATCAGTAAGTGATATGTTGACAATGCTACTTGGTGCGATTGCCGGTATTTCGTTATTGGTTGGTGGTATCGGTATTATGAATATCATGTTTGTTTCGGTAACAGAACGCACCAAAGAAATTGGATTACGAATGTCGGTTGGTGGAAGTGGAACAGACATATTAATGCAGTTTCTTATAGAAGCAGTTATTCTAAGTATTTTCGGAGGAATCATTGGAATTGTATTTGGATTACTGATTTCAGCAGTTGCCACCAATGCTCTTAATTTACCATTTATCGTTATGCAAAATGCAATCATACTCTCATTTCTGGTATGTACAGCAATTGGGGTGTTCTTTGGATGGTATCCGGCACGTAAAGCTGCCAATCTGAATCCAATCGATGCCATCAGACACGAGTAA
- a CDS encoding histidine kinase: protein MYFGKKEITVNSDMIKTPHNKALTIVMHLLAWLGLVILPQLIINRYWGNQNFIAWGFYLAATIYGIIFYINYLFLVPRFYLNGKKTLYFIIGVASILLFYFVSELLNESFIHNPERDQKIAEAFKKLSDENIIPKAPVRQMQVYFFGLTSLIISGFALGLRVIEEHIATEKRQKELEKEKLNSELAFLKNQVSPHFFFNTLNNIYALIEISTKDAQDSVLKLSKLMRYLLYDSEDGKTELKQEVDFLNHYIDLMRLRVSPKVNFEISLPSEHLGVKIPPLLFIPFIENAFKHGISYREASFIRIGMKTDGNSLSFHCVNSISKAPETKLTENHSGIGLENVKKRLQLLYPNRHQLEITKENDEFKVELKIELN from the coding sequence ATGTATTTTGGCAAGAAAGAAATAACTGTTAATTCAGATATGATCAAAACACCGCATAATAAGGCTTTAACGATTGTAATGCATTTATTGGCATGGCTGGGACTGGTAATTCTGCCCCAGCTTATTATCAATCGGTACTGGGGAAACCAGAATTTTATTGCCTGGGGCTTTTATCTGGCAGCTACCATCTACGGAATTATATTCTATATCAATTACTTATTTTTAGTTCCCCGCTTTTATCTGAATGGAAAAAAAACACTTTACTTTATTATTGGTGTTGCTTCTATTCTTCTTTTCTATTTCGTTTCGGAACTCTTAAATGAATCCTTTATTCATAATCCGGAAAGAGATCAAAAAATTGCCGAGGCCTTTAAAAAATTAAGTGATGAAAATATAATTCCAAAAGCACCTGTAAGACAAATGCAGGTCTATTTCTTTGGCCTCACCTCTTTAATTATAAGTGGATTTGCATTAGGATTAAGAGTTATAGAAGAACATATTGCCACCGAAAAAAGACAGAAGGAATTAGAAAAAGAAAAGCTGAATTCAGAACTTGCCTTTTTAAAAAACCAGGTTAGTCCTCACTTTTTCTTTAATACGTTAAATAATATTTATGCCTTAATTGAAATCAGCACAAAAGATGCACAGGATTCGGTATTAAAATTATCTAAGCTGATGCGTTATTTGCTTTATGATTCGGAAGATGGTAAAACAGAATTAAAACAGGAAGTTGATTTTCTTAATCATTATATCGATTTAATGCGGTTACGCGTATCACCAAAAGTAAACTTTGAAATTAGCTTACCCAGTGAACATCTGGGCGTGAAAATTCCACCCTTATTGTTTATTCCATTTATCGAAAATGCATTTAAACACGGAATAAGCTACCGTGAGGCTTCCTTTATCCGTATTGGTATGAAAACAGATGGAAACTCATTGTCATTTCATTGTGTAAACAGTATTAGCAAAGCTCCCGAAACTAAATTGACTGAAAATCATTCTGGCATTGGTCTTGAAAATGTAAAAAAACGATTACAACTATTGTATCCAAACAGACACCAGCTGGAAATTACAAAAGAAAATGATGAATTTAAGGTTGAATTAAAAATCGAATTAAACTAA
- a CDS encoding LytTR family DNA-binding domain-containing protein — MIRTIAIDDEPLALQLLTNYIEKTPFLDLIGAFDNPIDAMEFLNEQEADLMFIDIQMPDLTGIEFARILENPPKLVFTTAFEKYAMEGFKLDAIDYLLKPFGYDEFLKAAKKAQKLIQYQSQETVESNNAFLFLKSDYKIRRINFNDILYIEGLKDYVKVFLQHQDKPVMSLNSLKALETKLPKEKFMRVHRSFIVNLEKIETIDRSRIVFGKEYIPVSDQFKKQFKDFLDKNFI; from the coding sequence ATGATCAGAACCATTGCTATAGATGACGAGCCTCTTGCACTTCAACTTCTGACTAATTATATCGAGAAGACTCCCTTTCTGGATTTAATCGGAGCTTTTGATAATCCAATCGATGCAATGGAATTTTTGAATGAACAGGAAGCTGATCTGATGTTTATTGATATTCAAATGCCTGACCTTACCGGAATTGAATTTGCACGCATCCTTGAAAATCCACCTAAATTGGTATTCACTACAGCCTTTGAGAAATACGCTATGGAAGGTTTTAAACTTGATGCCATTGATTATCTTTTAAAACCATTTGGTTACGATGAATTTCTGAAGGCAGCAAAAAAAGCACAAAAACTCATTCAATACCAGTCACAGGAAACCGTAGAATCCAACAATGCTTTTTTATTTCTCAAATCAGACTATAAGATTCGTCGCATTAATTTCAACGATATATTATACATTGAAGGATTAAAAGACTATGTAAAAGTTTTCCTTCAACATCAGGATAAACCGGTAATGTCGCTTAATTCACTTAAAGCCTTGGAAACAAAACTCCCTAAAGAGAAATTTATGCGGGTACATCGCTCGTTTATTGTTAATCTCGAAAAAATCGAAACCATTGATCGCAGCCGAATTGTATTTGGCAAAGAATATATACCTGTAAGCGATCAGTTTAAAAAGCAATTCAAAGATTTTCTGGATAAGAATTTTATTTAG
- a CDS encoding multiheme c-type cytochrome, with translation MKTIHFIIGWGMILLVILLSCKKESDENTNLPESNSEYVILAFNDLGMHCLNPSYNELVILPPYNTVNAQVIKKGNPPQLITNGLTIEYRIKNNSFSYGKKEYSGFWDYFTELFGGDAPNHDIGISGAALSGTMSVNADHFTIEGIPLVPIDDDGYYDAYQVMELTLKNANGTILTTTETTVPTSDEINCAKCHGDGTTSTFEDILKKHDESNGTQLLANQPVLCASCHGSPVLLGTNDKGSSGHYLSEVIHSFHATKNASCYDCHPGNNTQCNRSLAHMGTSNDGNCTTCHGTMATVGLSITQGRIPWIDEPKCVTCHQNVDEVETNSILYRNAKGHGDLFCASCHGSPHAMYPSNLAKDNFQPKQLQGSKIKSIGSCGVCHHNSRGEDDGHEFAEEHGGLNPEHKTTCNICHTAVPDNKGSWPHSYQWHNSN, from the coding sequence ATGAAAACGATACATTTCATTATCGGTTGGGGGATGATTCTTTTGGTGATACTCCTGTCATGTAAGAAAGAATCTGATGAAAATACAAATCTACCTGAATCAAATAGTGAATACGTGATTTTGGCGTTCAATGATTTGGGAATGCATTGTTTAAACCCCAGTTACAATGAACTGGTGATATTACCTCCTTACAATACCGTTAATGCACAGGTGATAAAAAAGGGTAATCCTCCACAGTTAATAACCAACGGACTTACAATTGAATACCGAATAAAAAACAATAGTTTTTCATACGGTAAAAAGGAATATAGTGGCTTTTGGGATTATTTTACCGAGCTGTTTGGTGGGGATGCACCCAACCATGATATTGGCATTTCCGGAGCTGCTTTATCAGGAACAATGTCAGTTAATGCTGATCACTTTACCATTGAAGGCATTCCGCTTGTACCAATTGATGACGATGGTTATTATGATGCATACCAGGTAATGGAGTTAACACTTAAAAATGCAAATGGAACGATTTTAACTACCACAGAAACAACAGTTCCCACATCTGATGAGATTAATTGTGCCAAATGCCATGGTGATGGAACAACAAGTACATTTGAAGATATTCTTAAAAAGCACGATGAATCAAACGGCACCCAGTTACTGGCCAATCAACCGGTATTATGTGCCAGTTGCCATGGAAGTCCGGTTCTCTTAGGCACCAATGACAAAGGTTCTTCAGGCCATTATTTATCTGAAGTCATTCATAGTTTCCATGCAACAAAAAACGCTTCCTGCTACGATTGTCACCCCGGTAACAACACCCAGTGCAACAGAAGTCTGGCGCATATGGGCACTAGCAATGATGGAAATTGCACCACCTGTCATGGTACAATGGCAACGGTAGGTTTAAGTATTACGCAAGGTCGTATACCATGGATTGATGAACCGAAATGTGTCACTTGTCATCAAAATGTTGATGAAGTTGAAACCAATAGTATATTATATCGCAACGCCAAAGGTCACGGTGATCTGTTTTGTGCATCCTGCCATGGAAGTCCTCATGCCATGTATCCATCAAACCTTGCAAAAGATAATTTTCAACCAAAACAACTTCAGGGAAGTAAAATTAAATCCATTGGTAGTTGTGGTGTATGCCATCATAATTCGCGCGGAGAAGATGATGGTCATGAGTTTGCAGAGGAGCATGGTGGATTGAATCCTGAACACAAAACCACATGTAACATTTGTCATACTGCAGTACCGGATAATAAGGGTTCATGGCCTCATTCTTATCAATGGCATAATTCAAATTAA
- a CDS encoding S8 family peptidase, translating to MRRNLTLLLLACTGFFSHAKEIKKNDNKPVVSVDSLDQKMVNWYNQDGNTSDFYGASVDACYEYLAGKKPIKNIVVAVIDGGVDINHEDLKDKIWINKSEIPGNGIDDDNNGYVDDVNGWNFMGSSDGSNVEYENLEFVRIYRKYFKSFLGKDAKEIPDDQETEYQYYLRAKSMFDVEKNKYDKLNTNLIRLASRIHKEESILKKFLNKDHIKVEDIIKVRSSDSQVETAKNYMLSLYNKGFSHESFKSIRGRVDLQLDTLLNLKYLGRERIIGDDISDIDDLGYGNNDVIGPRADHGTHVAGIIGADRDNELGIKGVASNVVIMPVRVVPNGDEYDKDVALAIRYAVDNGAQIINMSFGKAFSPQKHLVDEAVKYADSKNVLIIHAAGNDASNLDEVVSYPDKEYENGELANNWISVGASAAYLNTDFVGVFSNYGYDKVDLFAPGVDIPSLFPGNKYIINSGTSMACPVVSGVAALIWAYYPELSASQLKTILINSVQPYSKLKVYKPNITGGTKKKTKFGKLSNTGGLINALNAIKLAEGSFEIGKKKKR from the coding sequence ATGAGAAGAAATTTAACCTTGTTATTATTAGCATGTACGGGCTTTTTTAGTCATGCAAAAGAAATTAAAAAGAATGACAACAAACCAGTGGTTTCTGTAGATTCTCTGGATCAGAAAATGGTAAATTGGTATAATCAGGATGGTAATACAAGTGACTTTTATGGTGCCAGTGTTGATGCTTGTTATGAGTATTTGGCAGGGAAAAAACCAATTAAAAATATTGTTGTAGCGGTAATTGATGGTGGGGTTGACATCAATCATGAAGATCTTAAAGATAAAATTTGGATTAATAAAAGTGAAATTCCAGGTAATGGTATAGATGATGATAACAATGGGTATGTAGATGATGTAAATGGATGGAATTTTATGGGCTCCTCTGACGGCAGTAATGTGGAATATGAAAACCTGGAGTTTGTTAGAATATACCGTAAGTATTTCAAGTCATTTTTGGGTAAGGATGCTAAGGAAATACCAGATGATCAGGAAACGGAGTATCAGTACTACCTGAGAGCAAAATCAATGTTTGATGTTGAAAAAAACAAATATGATAAGCTTAATACTAATTTAATCAGATTGGCTTCGAGGATTCATAAAGAGGAAAGTATACTAAAAAAGTTCTTAAACAAAGACCACATTAAAGTAGAAGATATCATAAAAGTACGAAGTTCGGATAGTCAGGTTGAGACGGCTAAAAATTATATGCTTTCCTTATATAACAAAGGTTTTTCTCATGAATCCTTTAAATCCATTCGGGGGAGAGTGGATCTTCAGTTGGACACCCTATTGAATTTAAAATATTTAGGAAGAGAGCGGATAATTGGAGATGATATCTCAGATATTGATGATCTGGGATATGGAAATAATGATGTTATTGGACCACGAGCCGATCATGGTACGCATGTGGCAGGAATAATTGGAGCTGACCGGGACAACGAATTAGGTATAAAGGGTGTGGCATCCAATGTGGTCATCATGCCTGTTCGTGTGGTACCTAATGGGGATGAATATGATAAAGATGTGGCCTTGGCAATTCGGTATGCTGTTGACAACGGTGCACAGATTATTAATATGAGTTTTGGAAAAGCGTTTTCACCTCAAAAGCATTTGGTTGATGAGGCTGTGAAATATGCAGACTCAAAAAATGTGCTGATTATTCATGCCGCCGGCAATGATGCGTCAAATCTTGATGAAGTCGTTAGCTATCCGGATAAAGAGTATGAAAATGGAGAGTTGGCAAATAATTGGATTTCGGTGGGAGCATCAGCAGCTTATCTAAACACAGATTTTGTGGGTGTATTTTCGAATTATGGTTATGATAAAGTTGATTTGTTTGCGCCAGGAGTGGATATCCCTTCATTATTTCCTGGAAATAAATATATCATTAATAGCGGCACTAGTATGGCTTGTCCAGTCGTTTCAGGAGTGGCCGCATTAATTTGGGCCTATTACCCCGAGTTAAGTGCTTCACAATTAAAAACAATACTTATAAACTCGGTGCAGCCTTATTCAAAACTGAAAGTTTATAAACCAAATATTACAGGAGGTACCAAGAAAAAAACTAAGTTCGGTAAGCTTTCAAATACTGGTGGTTTGATAAATGCTTTAAATGCTATTAAGTTGGCTGAGGGATCATTCGAAATAGGAAAGAAAAAGAAAAGGTAA
- a CDS encoding glycoside hydrolase family 3 N-terminal domain-containing protein, whose product MKKYSFKKIAVFCSAVLFSFQLFSCSPSIKDQNPDDKAAAIVAKMSLEQKVQVLIGTGMYMDLPDSIKSMFPQPERDESDSLYYKMVDRIRTYLPGAAGFSGEFSELGITSQVLADGPAGLRIQPKRKNDEASYYCTAFPIATVLASTWNTDLVYNVGKAMGNEVLEYGADVLLAPGMNIQRDPLCGRNFEYYSEDPLVTGKIAAAMVNGVQSNGVGTSVKHFAVNNQETNRLSVDANVSQRALREIYLKGFEIAVKEAQPWTVMSSYNKVNGTYTSESHDLLTKVLRDDWGFEGYVMTDWGGGSDLVAQMNAGNDLIMPGTPEQIENLMTAVKDGKLDEKVLDQNLIHIFKIMFKSPKYKGYQNSNKPDLTAHAQITRQAATEGMVLLENKAKTLPFSVSNAAVFGTTSYDFIAGGTGSGDVNEAYTVSLMDGLINANISADNDLTSIYTEYIKKERAKGNKSDNWLTILLGGKIPVEEMEVTPLLAEKMAAVNEIALITIGRNAGEGGDREAVEGDFYLSSTEIKMVKTVTEAFHAAGKKVVVILNVGGVVETASWKNIPDAVLLAWQGGQEGGNSVVDILTGKVNPSGKLAITFPVSYDDTPTYTTFPGHAIEGKTDDAEDLSGFSFMKRVPWEVFHEEDIYVGYRYYNTFDVTVSYPFGYGLSYTSFKYENIKADKDVFDERIKVSVDVINSGEVDGKEVVQVYLNAPSGSMEKPEQVLINFGKTGLLKPGESQTLSFTITAKDLTSFDVSKSAWIAEEGNYNILIGSSSADIKGQCQFNLPQYTVVEKVSNALKPTKEINVLTRK is encoded by the coding sequence ATGAAAAAATATTCCTTTAAAAAAATTGCAGTATTCTGCTCGGCAGTATTATTTTCTTTTCAACTATTTAGTTGTAGTCCATCAATTAAGGATCAAAATCCTGATGACAAAGCGGCAGCCATCGTTGCAAAAATGTCGTTGGAGCAAAAAGTTCAGGTTTTAATTGGGACAGGCATGTACATGGATTTGCCTGATTCAATAAAATCAATGTTCCCACAACCGGAAAGAGACGAAAGTGATTCTTTGTATTATAAGATGGTGGATAGAATCAGAACATATCTTCCCGGAGCTGCCGGATTCTCTGGTGAGTTTTCTGAGTTAGGAATTACTTCGCAGGTTTTGGCCGATGGTCCTGCCGGATTGAGAATTCAGCCCAAAAGAAAGAATGATGAAGCAAGTTATTATTGCACTGCTTTTCCTATTGCTACGGTTTTAGCATCTACATGGAATACTGATCTTGTTTACAATGTAGGGAAGGCAATGGGTAATGAAGTATTGGAATATGGAGCTGACGTATTACTTGCACCCGGAATGAATATTCAGCGTGACCCGCTTTGCGGTCGTAATTTTGAGTATTATTCAGAAGATCCTTTGGTTACAGGAAAAATAGCTGCAGCAATGGTAAACGGAGTACAATCAAACGGAGTTGGAACATCTGTTAAGCACTTTGCAGTAAATAATCAGGAAACGAATCGCTTATCAGTCGATGCCAATGTTAGTCAGCGTGCACTTCGCGAGATTTACCTGAAAGGATTTGAGATAGCTGTAAAAGAAGCACAACCATGGACTGTAATGTCATCTTACAATAAAGTAAACGGAACCTATACTTCTGAAAGCCATGATTTATTAACTAAGGTGTTACGCGATGATTGGGGATTTGAAGGATATGTAATGACCGATTGGGGTGGAGGAAGTGATTTGGTTGCTCAGATGAATGCCGGTAATGATTTAATTATGCCCGGAACACCCGAACAGATTGAGAATCTGATGACAGCAGTAAAAGATGGCAAACTGGATGAAAAAGTTCTGGATCAAAATCTGATACATATTTTCAAAATAATGTTCAAATCGCCGAAGTATAAAGGATATCAGAATAGTAATAAGCCCGATTTAACAGCTCATGCACAAATAACCAGGCAGGCAGCAACAGAGGGAATGGTGTTGTTGGAAAACAAAGCAAAAACACTCCCATTCTCTGTTAGCAACGCAGCAGTTTTTGGAACCACATCATATGATTTTATTGCCGGTGGAACTGGTAGTGGTGATGTAAATGAAGCTTACACTGTTTCGTTGATGGATGGTTTAATTAATGCCAATATTTCGGCGGATAATGATCTTACTTCGATTTATACAGAGTATATCAAAAAAGAACGGGCAAAAGGGAATAAATCAGATAACTGGTTAACTATTTTATTGGGAGGAAAAATACCGGTTGAGGAAATGGAAGTGACACCTTTATTAGCTGAAAAAATGGCTGCTGTTAACGAGATAGCTTTGATAACAATTGGCAGAAACGCCGGTGAAGGTGGAGACAGGGAAGCTGTAGAGGGTGATTTTTATTTGAGTTCAACCGAAATAAAAATGGTTAAGACCGTAACGGAAGCATTTCATGCAGCAGGTAAAAAAGTAGTTGTTATTTTGAATGTGGGAGGCGTAGTTGAAACTGCGTCCTGGAAAAATATTCCTGATGCTGTATTATTGGCATGGCAAGGAGGACAAGAAGGAGGTAATTCGGTAGTTGATATTTTAACCGGTAAAGTAAATCCATCAGGTAAATTGGCTATTACATTCCCTGTTTCATATGATGATACACCAACATATACAACTTTCCCAGGACATGCAATTGAAGGAAAAACAGACGATGCTGAAGATCTTTCCGGGTTCTCATTTATGAAACGTGTACCATGGGAAGTTTTTCACGAGGAAGATATCTATGTTGGCTATCGTTATTATAACACTTTCGATGTGACTGTTTCATATCCGTTTGGTTATGGGTTGTCTTATACATCTTTTAAATATGAAAATATTAAAGCAGATAAAGATGTATTTGATGAAAGAATAAAAGTCTCGGTAGATGTTATAAACTCAGGTGAAGTAGATGGCAAGGAAGTGGTGCAGGTATATCTGAATGCTCCTTCAGGAAGTATGGAGAAGCCAGAACAAGTGTTGATTAATTTTGGAAAAACAGGTTTGCTTAAACCTGGTGAATCACAAACCTTATCTTTTACAATTACTGCTAAGGATCTAACTTCATTTGATGTATCAAAATCGGCGTGGATAGCTGAAGAAGGCAATTACAATATTTTAATAGGAAGTTCAAGTGCTGATATTAAAGGGCAATGCCAGTTTAATCTGCCTCAGTATACTGTGGTTGAAAAAGTATCCAATGCCTTAAAACCAACCAAAGAAATTAATGTATTGACTAGGAAATAA